The genomic window tgtaggagtggttcgaggagaggctgatctttggtcggaggtaagataatatgttattttcttagtaaatatatttttttttgtttttgttgttaaaaataggataagaatgagaaagaatgaaaataaaagaaaatcatgccaaaatcttgtgattttggtatgatttaattctatgtgatagatctacacgatgacactaaaattattaatttttgttaattatatattttttaaaatatttttaaatatttatttatttaaaaattaaaaaaaaataaattttagggaaaaaaattagagtttggaaatcatgtttagaatgattcaagctacttaaatctaatttcaaatttttttttcaaatacttgaaataaaaaaattatttttaaattatttaaattaaaaaatttaattataaaataaaaaatatataaaaataatgttatattttagttaatttaaaaatattatttgaagcatataacatatttattttgaatttataagttttaaaataattattaaaattatatataattattttaattatcattaaactatcgtgttttgttatacttgcatatatttataagaaaaaaatttagaatatgacgttcgttcactttaattaatcagctattttatagtatatatttatttatataaaaattattaaaaaattaaaaaataatgtttagaatgattcaaaataattgaaatatttgaatttaacttgagatttttttgaaatttttttgtaaatatttaaatagtaaaaaatattataaaataaaaaatatatgtaattagtgttatattacagttaattcgaaataattagtattttgttatacctgcaaaaatgagtaagaaagatcCAAAACgtgacatcggttgggatcatggcgagatgctctcggctcagcattattggagatgcaaatggtgcaacacagagtttAAGGGAGGAGGGGTGACTAAGTTGAAGCAGCATCTGGCTGGTGGTTATCCCGATGTATTCATATGTCGGAAATGTCCGCAAGAGGTCCAACAATTGATGAAAAAGCACTTTCCTGATTCGAAAGCAGTGAAGGCAAGGACAAAGCAGAAAAAGATcgaagtagaccgtcgagctgcagagccaccttatcactctagagagtcagaggagacttctgctccagatgatgaggcaTAGATTGAGGCGGCCATTCAGACGAGTTTGGTGGATCAGTACCAGCAGGAGGAGATGGTTCGGTACAGAGAGCGATTCGGACCATCATACTACGAATCAGGATCTGGATCAGCGACTGGTAGGGGAGAATTCGAGTTAaggaggactacctcagtcagagagcctggTGGTAAAGGGAGCAAACGCAGCATGTattctttgttgggagcttttggcaataggaggaggtcctccagagatattccagcaagagccagcattcaggatttggatccacatgctctgtccagcaaggattcaaagcagcagagaattgacagtatgctgaaaaaagataagaaagatatgtggcgagctattggatcatggtttcatttcagccatattccagcaaatgcagcagccaatccttactaccgatctgctatttcagTCATAGAGGCTGTCGTTCAGGATGTAGATCCTCCAAGACCTAAGGACAtttatggtcagcttcttgacagcaacaaggaggatctgcagagatggattgcttcttacaaaaataaatggcctacatacggtctgacagtgatgtgtgatagttggacaggtcctactagacggagcatcattaattttttgacatactgtgatgaaaaaatattttttcataaatcaattgatgcttcagataagatacacgatgccacatatatcttTGGTCTGATGGAgaaggtgattgattcagtgggtgaacAGCATATCGTGtaggtcatcacagataacggaCTACAATATAAGGCTGTCGGAGAGTTGCTAATGGAGCAGCGACCGTAGATATACTGgacccatgtgctgcacattgcattgatcttatattgatagatatcggaaagattcgcagggtgcagcaggtagtggagattgcccaaaccattactagattcatctacaatcacacatgggttctttcattgatgcagACGTATACTGGGAGGAAGATTTTTCGATCGGGTATCACAtggtttgctaccaactacatagcacttgatagtcttcttcagaagaaaacagccctacgtcagatgtttgtcagtgccgagtggcaggagagtagatatgcgagggccggcactgatggaagtcatgtggagaacttaaTGACAAGTCAGTCATTTGGGCAGCAGGCTGAGAAGgtagtgaaggctatcaagcctttatatgagaTGCTTCGTGCCGTGAACAGCGAGAGATACTCCCAGATGGGTTTCCTATATTACATGATAGAGAgggcaaagaaacagatcagtgagaatgatcccaagcatgctcaagaattcattaacattattgagcgccgttgggactatcagatgggtagagatttgcatctagctggtaagtttggattcaagaatgttttaaaatattttttcgaagtatgaaaataaaattgtgcttaatcagtcttgaaatttatctgcagcttattacttgaattcgagatttcagtatactatttcggagatagatatggatagcgagcttcttgctgctcttcgcaatgtcatatataagatggtgttcGATCCAGAAATCGCGTtgttgtgtctgcaagaggtatgctaatttaaaatagatgtaattatttaattgaattgatttgatatatttataaataataaatatattttgtttcagacgaaacagtttagagagggatcagacagttttggaATTCCATCAGCTGTcaagcaaaaagcagatgaatccagataaattacatatcgATAATGAGCAAtatagattgatatgtaattttgcttaataatatcatcaaatttgatatgtaattttgcttttgtagctgaatggtggattcattttggaacgtcagcagaaaatttgagacatatggctgtccgtattctttctcagacggtctctgctagtggctgtgaacgtaattggtccactttcgtctttatccacagcaaacagaaaaatcgtctgacacaaaactgcctcgacgatcttgtatacgttcactacaatctgagattgaggctaaaatgtattcaggaggaagtttagttgaagtacactgatccgacactg from Elaeis guineensis isolate ETL-2024a chromosome 9, EG11, whole genome shotgun sequence includes these protein-coding regions:
- the LOC140851567 gene encoding uncharacterized protein, which encodes MQTYTGRKIFRSGITWFATNYIALDSLLQKKTALRQMFVSAEWQESRYARAGTDGSHVENLMTSQSFGQQAEKVVKAIKPLYEMLRAVNSERYSQMGFLYYMIERAKKQISENDPKHAQEFINIIERRWDYQMGRDLHLAAYYLNSRFQYTISEIDMDSELLAALRNVIYKMVFDPEIALLCLQETKQFREGSDSFGIPSAVKQKADESR